A stretch of the Panicum virgatum strain AP13 chromosome 9N, P.virgatum_v5, whole genome shotgun sequence genome encodes the following:
- the LOC120687398 gene encoding uncharacterized protein LOC120687398 isoform X2, with amino-acid sequence MAADAAAAPAPKPPPPLPEDSQLPTYLGVSFALFLATLPASTGARHVASLQSRGRILAARLLASEDQLRQLRARRREDARANARAAEIFAGHRAAWMEAERRLLARAAAAGDEAASLRARLADAEANAAALRARVERLEREAAERDGLLTALLAATSRAGEGEGERVLGDEREEHQDQDPDPVPVPPLDPPEATDAEALAAAAALYAQQRQKHDGYGDDFYTAATAPSGMPPWMDPSKGWQDLKYDTVESTHNTKHVVPRRESPWKVDVESSGVPAKLRLLEQELINLEKVVNGDLSKIPLAMRKQVKRYQTLAGKIDDLCKRMQTSDPCDSTLSSEFRTQRQTEFLLEAFHLQHRATETRQKLSTLQAETAKSSFGDELTAEAKMCTRRALSSIRNNFKEIQRSLEIWLARILGDLEGMLARDGASRIREYFLSPYASAVR; translated from the exons ATGGCGGCCGAcgcagccgccgcgcccgctCCCAAGCCCCCGCCTCCGCTGCCGGAGGATTCCCAGCTGCCCACCTACCTCGGCGTCAGCTTCGCGCTCTTCCTCGCCACCCTCCCGGCCAGCACCGGCGCCCGCCACGTCGCCTCGCTCCAGTCCCGCGGCCGCAtcctcgccgcgcgcctgcTCGCCTCCGAGGACCAGCTCCGCCagctgcgcgcgcgccgccgcgaggacGCCCGCGCCaacgcccgcgccgccgagaTCTTCGCGGGCCACCGAGCCGCATGGATGGAGGCCGAGCGCCGCCTcctggcccgcgccgccgcggccggggacgaggccgcctcgctccgcgcgcGCCTCGCAGACGCCGAGGCCAACGCCGCAGCGCTGCGCGCCCGCGTCGAGCGCCTCGAGCGCGAGGCCGCCGAGCGGGACGGGCTGCTCACCGCGCTCCTCGCGGCGACCtcccgcgccggcgagggggagggggaaCGCGTGCTCGGCGACGAGCGGGAGGAGCACCAGGACCAGGACCCGGACCCGGTGCCCGTGCCGCCGTTGGATCCGCCTGAGGCCACCGACGCGGAggccctggccgccgcggccgcgctctaCGCGCAGCAGcgccagaagcacgacggctaTGGCGACGACTTCTACACGGCGGCCACGGCCCCGTCGGGAATGCCGCCGTGGATGGACCCATCAAAAGGCTGGCAG GATCTGAAATATGATACAGTTGAGTCAACGCACAACACAAAGCATGTTGTACCAAG GAGAGAATCACCCTGGAAGGTGGATGTGGAATCATCTGGAGTTCCTGCAAAACTTAGGTTGCTTGAGCAGGAATTAATCAACCTGGAAAAGGTGGTGAATGGAGACTTATCCAAGATTCCATTGGCGATGAGAAAACAAGTAAAAAGATATCAAACTCTCGCTGGGAAAATTGATGATCTTTGCAAACGGATG CAAACTAGTGACCCTTGTGATTCAACACTTAGCTCAGAGTTCAGAACACAGCGGCAAACAGAATTCCTTCTGGAAGCATTCCACCTTCAGCACCGAGCAACAGAAACAAGGCAGAAGCTGAGCACACTGCAAGCAGAGACTGCAAAAAGCAGCTTTGGTGATGAGTTAACAGCAGAAGCCAAAATGTGCACAAGAAGAGCACTAAGTTCAATTAGGAATAACTTCAAGGAAATCCAGCGAAGCTTGGAGATTTGGCTGGCAAGGATTCTTGGAGACCTGGAGGGTATGTTAGCAAGGGATGGGGCCTCACGCATTAGGGAATACTTTCTGTCTCCGTATGCTTCTGCTGTTCGGTGA
- the LOC120687416 gene encoding protein Brevis radix-like 4 isoform X1: MLACIACVKEEGDDAARSAGDTPTCRDPVKSLTSQLKDMVLKLSGGTHRQGAQQRRGGSPPPRGRATSIYRSGYYRPGVVQDDMAVPPATYLGASSASSTSTPAWDLAGRAEGEAMAREWVAQVEPGVQITFVPLPGGAGNDLKRIRFSREMYDKWQAQKWWGENNERIMELYNVRRFSRQVLPTPPRSDDGERESFYSQSQVGSMAGSPAATPSPAPLTPDRISWGVFTRPAPPPGAARQHSFRPLSPPPPSSSNPSESERAWQQQQRQNGAAGKSPAASEATATEAARTTTSSRDDVSISNASELEVTEWIIQDEPGVYITVRELADGTRELRRVRFSRERFAELNAKLWWEENKERIQAQYL, translated from the exons ATGCTGGCCTGCATCGCGTGCGTGAAAGAAGAAGGCGATGACGCCGCGCGGTCGGCCGGCGACACCCCGACCTGCAGGGATCCCGTCAAGTCGCTCACCTCCCAG CTCAAGGACATGGTGCTGAAGCTGTCCGGGGGCACGCACCGGCAGGGCGCGCAGCAGAGGCGCGGcggatcgccgccgccgaggggccGGGCCACCTCCATCTACCGCAGCGGCTACTACCGGCCGGGCGTGGTGCAGGACGACATGGCGGTGCCCCCGGCCACTTACCTGGGCGCGTCGAGCGCGAGCTCCACCTCCACCCCGGCGTGGGACTTGGCCGGCCGCGCGGAGGGCGAGGCCATGGCCAGGGAGTGGGTGGCGCAGGTGGAGCCGGGCGTGCAGATCACCTTCGTgcccctccccggcggcgccggcaacgACCTCAAGCGCATCCGGTTCAG CCGCGAGATGTACGACAAGTGGCAGGCGCAGAAGTGGTGGGGCGAGAACAACGAGCGGATCATGGAGCTCTACAACGTGCGGCGCTTCAGCCGGCAGGTCCTCCCCACCCCGCCGCGctccgacgacggcgag AGGGAATCGTTCTACTCGCAGTCCCAGGTGGGCTCCATGGCGGGGAGCCCTGCCGccaccccctcgccggcgccgctcacCCCGGACAGGATCAGCTGGGGCGTGTTCACGcggccggcgcccccgccgggcGCCGCACGGCAGCACAGCTTCCGcccgctctcgccgccgccgccgtcctcgtccaACCCATCGGAATCGGAGCGGgcctggcagcagcagcagcggcagaacGGAGCAGCCGGCAAGAGCCCCGCGGCCTCagaggccaccgccaccgaggcGGCGAGGACGACCACCTCGTCGAGGGACGACGTGTCCATCAGCAACGCCAGCGAGCTGGAGGTGACGGAGTGGATCATCCAGGACGAGCCCGGCGTGTACATCACCGTCAGGGAGCTCGCCGACGGCACCAGGGAGCTACGCCGCGTCAGGTTCAG CCGCGAGAGGTTTGCAGAGCTGAATGCCAAGCTGTGGTGGGAGGAGAACAAGGAGAGGATACAGGCTCAGTACCTTTGA
- the LOC120687368 gene encoding cleavage and polyadenylation specificity factor subunit 3-I-like — protein MASVAAPSSSLAGKRPASGGREGDQMVITPLGAGSEVGRSCVHMTFKGRTVLFDCGIHPAYSGMAALPYFDEIDPSTIDVLLITHFHLDHAASLPYFLEKTTFKGRVFMTHATKAIYKLLLTDYVKVSKVSVEDMLYNENDIARSMEKIEVIDFHQTLEVNGIRFWCYTAGHVLGAAMFMVDIAGVRILYTGDYSREEDRHLRAAELPQFSPDICIIESTYGIQQHQPRIVREKRFTEVIHNTVSQGGRVLIPAFALGRAQELLLILDEYWSKHPELHKIPIYYASPLAKRCMAVYQTYINSMNERIRNQFAQSNPFVFKHIESLNSIENFHDVGPSVVMASPGGLQSGLSRQLFDKWCTDKKNACVIPGYVVEGTLAKTIINEPREVTLANGLTAPLHMQVHYISFSAHADFPQTSNFLDELRPPNIILVHGEANEMSRLKQKLISQFDGTNTKIVSPKNCQSVEMYFTCEKMAKTIGRLAENMPEGGESSGGLLVKKGFTYQIMAPEDLRVFTQLSTANITQRIAVPYSGSFEVIKYRLKQIYESVESATEESDVPTLIVHERVTVRLESESYVTLQWSSDPISDMVSDSVVAVVLNIGREGPKLVPVEEAAKTKEDTERVALKVVYSLMASLFGDVKVGEEGEFVISVDGDVAHLDGRSGDVECENATLKERIKTAFRRIQGAVRPIPLSAS, from the exons ATGGCATCCGTCGCCGCGCCGAGCAGCTCGCTGGCCGGAAAGCGCCCGGCCTCCGGCGGGCGGGAGGGCGACCAGATGGTCATCACGCCGCTGGGCGCTGGCAGCGAGGTCGGCCGCTCCTGCGTCCACATGACCTTCAAGGGCCGCACCGTCCTC TTCGACTGCGGCATCCACCCGGCCTACTCCGGCATGGCGGCGCTGCCCTACTTCGACGAGATCGATCCGTCCACCATAGACGTCCTCCTCATCACCCA CTTTCACTTGGACCATGCCGCCTCGCTGCCCTATTTCCTGGAGAAG ACTACGTTCAAGGGCAGGGTGTTTATGACCCATGCCACAAAGGCTATTTACAAGCTGCTGCTTACGGATTATGTCAAAGTCAGCAAAGTTTCCGTGGAGGATATGCTGTATAATGAGAATGACATTGCTCGCTCTATGGAGAAAATTGAG GTTATTGATTTCCACCAGACATTGGAAGTTAATGGCATACGTTTCTGGTGCTACACTGCTGGCCATGTACTTGGTGCTGCCATGTTCATGGTGGATATCGCTGGTGTGCGCATTCTTTACACTGGTGACTACTCCCGTGAAGAAGACCGCCACCTACGAGCTGCTGAGCTCCCACAGTTCTCCCCAGATATCTGCATTATTGAGTCAACTTATGGCATACAACAACATCAGCCCAGGATCGTACGCGAGAAGCGCTTTACTGAGGTCATCCACAATACTGTTTCGCAGGGGGGTCGTGTTCTTATCCCAGCATTTGCTCTTGGCAGAGCACAAGAACTGTTACTTATCCTTGATGAGTATTGGTCCAAGCACCCAGAGCTCCATAAGATTCCAATCTATTATGCCTCCCCTCTTGCAAAGAGGTGCATGGCTGTCTACCAGACATACATAAACTCCATGAATGAAAGGATACGGAACCAGTTTGCGCAGTCCAATCCCTTTGTTTTCAAGCATATCGAGTCCTTGAATAGCATTGAGAACTTTCATGATGTAGGTCCTTCAGTGGTGATGGCTAGTCCAGGTGGTCTTCAGAGCGGTCTCTCTAGGCAGCTTTTTGATAAGTGGTGCACGGATAAGAAGAATGCTTGTGTTATTCCAGGTTATGTTGTGGAGGGCACCCTTGCAAAGACCATTATCAACGAGCCAAGAGAAGTGACGCTAGCTAATGGGCTCACTGCTCCTCTTCATATGCAGGTTCACTATATATCTTTCTCAGCTCATGCTGATTTCCCTCAGACAAGCAACTTTTTGGATGAACTTCGGCCACCCAACATTATTCTTGTACATGGAGAAGCAAATGAAATGTCAAGGCTTAAACAGAAACTTATTTCTCAGTTTGATGGAACAAACACCAAAATTGTGTCTCCCAAGAACTGCCAATCAGTGGAGATGTATTTCACTTGTGAGAAAATGGCCAAGACTATTGGCAGGCTGGCAGAGAACATGCCAGAAGGTGGAGAGTCTTCGGGTGGCTTACTTGTGAAAAAAGGATTCACATATCAGATTATGGCTCCTGAAGATCTCCGAGTGTTCACACAGTTATCTACAGCTAACATCACTCAACGCATTGCGGTTCCTTATTCTGGTTCTTTTGAAGTCATAAAGTACAGGCTGAAGCAAATATACGAGAGCGTGGAGTCAGCAACTGAAGAATCTGATGTTCCAACACTTATTGTGCATGAAAGAGTGACAGTTCGCCTAGAATCAGAAAGCTATGTTACTCTACAATGGTCATCGGATCCCATTAGCGACATGGTTTCTGATTCTGTGGTGGCTGTGGTCTTGAACATAGGCCGTGAAGGTCCAAAACTTGTTCCAGTTGAAGAAGCAGCGAAGACCAAGGAAGATACTGAAAGGGTAGCACTAAAGGTAGTTTATTCTCTGATGGCGTCACTGTTTGGTGATGTTAAAGTTGGAGAGGAAGGGGAATTTGTCATATCCGTCGATGGAGATGTGGCACACTTGGATGGGAGGAGTGGTGATGTTGAATGTGAAAATGCAACACTGAAAGAACGGATCAAGACTGCTTTCCGTCGCATACAGGGTGCTGTGAGACCAATCCCGCTTTCAGCCTCTTGA
- the LOC120687398 gene encoding uncharacterized protein LOC120687398 isoform X1 — MAADAAAAPAPKPPPPLPEDSQLPTYLGVSFALFLATLPASTGARHVASLQSRGRILAARLLASEDQLRQLRARRREDARANARAAEIFAGHRAAWMEAERRLLARAAAAGDEAASLRARLADAEANAAALRARVERLEREAAERDGLLTALLAATSRAGEGEGERVLGDEREEHQDQDPDPVPVPPLDPPEATDAEALAAAAALYAQQRQKHDGYGDDFYTAATAPSGMPPWMDPSKGWQDLKYDTVESTHNTKHVVPRSMPLFFNRRESPWKVDVESSGVPAKLRLLEQELINLEKVVNGDLSKIPLAMRKQVKRYQTLAGKIDDLCKRMQTSDPCDSTLSSEFRTQRQTEFLLEAFHLQHRATETRQKLSTLQAETAKSSFGDELTAEAKMCTRRALSSIRNNFKEIQRSLEIWLARILGDLEGMLARDGASRIREYFLSPYASAVR; from the exons ATGGCGGCCGAcgcagccgccgcgcccgctCCCAAGCCCCCGCCTCCGCTGCCGGAGGATTCCCAGCTGCCCACCTACCTCGGCGTCAGCTTCGCGCTCTTCCTCGCCACCCTCCCGGCCAGCACCGGCGCCCGCCACGTCGCCTCGCTCCAGTCCCGCGGCCGCAtcctcgccgcgcgcctgcTCGCCTCCGAGGACCAGCTCCGCCagctgcgcgcgcgccgccgcgaggacGCCCGCGCCaacgcccgcgccgccgagaTCTTCGCGGGCCACCGAGCCGCATGGATGGAGGCCGAGCGCCGCCTcctggcccgcgccgccgcggccggggacgaggccgcctcgctccgcgcgcGCCTCGCAGACGCCGAGGCCAACGCCGCAGCGCTGCGCGCCCGCGTCGAGCGCCTCGAGCGCGAGGCCGCCGAGCGGGACGGGCTGCTCACCGCGCTCCTCGCGGCGACCtcccgcgccggcgagggggagggggaaCGCGTGCTCGGCGACGAGCGGGAGGAGCACCAGGACCAGGACCCGGACCCGGTGCCCGTGCCGCCGTTGGATCCGCCTGAGGCCACCGACGCGGAggccctggccgccgcggccgcgctctaCGCGCAGCAGcgccagaagcacgacggctaTGGCGACGACTTCTACACGGCGGCCACGGCCCCGTCGGGAATGCCGCCGTGGATGGACCCATCAAAAGGCTGGCAG GATCTGAAATATGATACAGTTGAGTCAACGCACAACACAAAGCATGTTGTACCAAG GTCTATGCCATTGTTCTTTAACAGGAGAGAATCACCCTGGAAGGTGGATGTGGAATCATCTGGAGTTCCTGCAAAACTTAGGTTGCTTGAGCAGGAATTAATCAACCTGGAAAAGGTGGTGAATGGAGACTTATCCAAGATTCCATTGGCGATGAGAAAACAAGTAAAAAGATATCAAACTCTCGCTGGGAAAATTGATGATCTTTGCAAACGGATG CAAACTAGTGACCCTTGTGATTCAACACTTAGCTCAGAGTTCAGAACACAGCGGCAAACAGAATTCCTTCTGGAAGCATTCCACCTTCAGCACCGAGCAACAGAAACAAGGCAGAAGCTGAGCACACTGCAAGCAGAGACTGCAAAAAGCAGCTTTGGTGATGAGTTAACAGCAGAAGCCAAAATGTGCACAAGAAGAGCACTAAGTTCAATTAGGAATAACTTCAAGGAAATCCAGCGAAGCTTGGAGATTTGGCTGGCAAGGATTCTTGGAGACCTGGAGGGTATGTTAGCAAGGGATGGGGCCTCACGCATTAGGGAATACTTTCTGTCTCCGTATGCTTCTGCTGTTCGGTGA
- the LOC120687362 gene encoding transcriptional repressor ILP1-like produces MSSHRKNFRRRADDAEDANGDAGSHPKPTTATKTQTLTVPKPKSPPRRQGASRLSFADDEDDDDAEEGPFAHRRRPTASVRPARTASPAAASLHRLTPARERLGSSPVAAIAAVSASKPSNFQSHAGEYTPERLRELQKNARPLPGSLMRAPSSTPLTEPRSQRLAAANASSTPTASTAAATEPVVILKGLVKPMAEASIGPRKSLHKEEEDKSEEEEGDEEDEGPVIPDRATIEAIRAKRQQLQQPRHAAPDYISLDGGGVLSSRDAGGESSDEDDNETRGRIAMYTDKSSDGPRSTKGVFGGINNRGPAASLGALSDGVKEVEDDRDDDDDEEERRWEEEQFRKGLGRRLDDASSAQRSANGASAAAQVQPQPFGYSVGSHYQPSLGAVVPAASVFTSGSVEFLSIAQQADVANKALQENIRKLRETHKTTVSALVKTDTHLSEALSEISSLDSGLKNAGDKFVYMQELQNYISVMCDFLNDKAFYIEELEEHMQKLHENRALAISDRRAADLADESSVIEASVNAAVSILSKGSSSAHLSAALNAAQAAAAAARESSNLPPELDEFGRDINLQKRMDLKRREENRSRRKTKSESKRMASAVKNDGIEKIEGELSTDESDSESTAYVSSRDELLKTADLVFSDASEEYSSLRIVKDKFEGWRTQYPSAYRDAHVALSVPSVFTPYVRLELLKWDPLHEATDFFDMDWHKVLFDYGAQDDESASSSNDTDVVPVLVEKVALPILHHRIKHCWDVLSTQRTENAVDAVRMVIGYLPTSSKDLHQLLACVKGRLTQAIADMSVPAWGSMVTRTVPGAAQYAAYRFGVATRLLKNVCLWKDILAGHVVEKLALDELLKGKILPHMKSIILDVHDAITRAERVAASLAGVWGEQSQKLQPFVDLVVELGNKLERRQMSGISEEETRGLARRLKIILATLNEYDKARAISKKFQLREAL; encoded by the coding sequence ATGAGTAGCCACCGCAAAAacttccgccgccgcgcggacgACGCGGAGGATGCCAACGGCGACGCCGGCAGCCACCCCAAGCCCACCACCGCCACGAAGACCCAAACCCTAACGGTGCCCAAGCCCAAGTCGCCGCCGAGGCGCCAGGGGGCGAGCCGCCTCAGCTTCGCCGATGATGAGGACGATGATGACGCCGAGGAGGGCCCCTTcgcgcatcgccgccgccctacGGCCTCCGTACGCCCGGCCCGCACCGCGTCCCCGGCTGCGGCGTCGCTCCACCGCCTCACGCCCGCCAGGGAGCGGCTCGGGAGTTCGCCGGTGGCTGCTATCGCGGCGGTGTCGGCGTCGAAGCCCTCCAACTTCCAGTCCCATGCTGGGGAGTATACTCCAGAGCGCCTCCGGGAGCTCCAGAAGAACGCCCGCCCACTCCCGGGGAGCCTCATGCGTGCACCGTCGTCGACTCCACTGACTGAGCCCCGGTCTCAGAGGTTGGCAGCAGCCAATGCCAGTTCTACACCTACTGCCTCCACGGCAGCTGCAACAGAACCAGTGGTTATTCTCAAAGGCCTGGTGAAACCTATGGCAGAGGCAAGCATTGGGCCAAGAAAATCCTTGCACAAAGAGGAGGAAGATAAgtctgaggaggaggaaggagatgaaGAGGACGAAGGGCCAGTAATACCTGACCGTGCGACCATTGAAGCCATCAGGGCGAAgcggcagcagctgcagcagccaaGGCACGCGGCGCCAGATTATATCTCCCTTGATGGTGGTGGTGTGCTCAGCAGCAGGGATGCTGGAGGTGAGTCCAGTGATGAGGATGACAATGAGACGAGGGGCCGGATTGCAATGTACACTGATAAGTCAAGTGATGGACCGAGGAGCACAAAAGGTGTGTTTGGCGGGATCAACAACAGGGGTCCTGCTGCCAGTTTGGGGGCTCTCAGTGATGGGGTcaaggaggttgaggatgacagggatgatgatgacgatgaggaAGAGAGAAGGTGGGAGGAGGAGCAATTCAGGAAGGGTCTTGGTAGGAGGCTGGATGATGCTTCATCTGCTCAAAGATCAGCAAATGGTGCATCAGCTGCTGCTCAGGTTCAGCCGCAGCCATTTGGATACTCTGTGGGTTCCCATTACCAGCCCTCTCTTGGTGCTGTTGTGCCTGCGGCCTCTGTTTTCACCTCAGGAAGCGTTGAATTCTTATCCATTGCTCAACAAGCTGATGTTGCAAACAAAGCCCTGCAAGAGAACATCCGAAAGCTTAGGGAAACTCACAAGACAACAGTGAGTGCTTTAGTAAAAACCGACACACATCTTAGTGAAGCTCTTTCAGAGATATCTAGCCTGGATAGTGGTTTGAAGAATGCAGGTGATAAGTTTGTCTATATGCAGGAGCTCCAGAATTATATTTCTGTGATGTGTGATTTCTTGAATGACAAGGCGTTTTATATTGAGGAgttggaggagcacatgcagaAACTGCACGAAAATCGAGCTTTAGCTATTTCTGATAGGCGTGCAGCTGACCTAGCCGATGAATCAAGTGTGATTGAAGCTTCCGTAAATGCTGCAGTATCTATTCTTAGCAAAGGATCAAGCTCAGCTCACCTGTCTGCTGCATTAAATGCTGCGcaagctgctgcagctgctgctagGGAAAGTTCAAATCTCCCACCCGAGTTGGATGAGTTTGGCAGAGATATCAACCTCCAGAAACGTATGGATCTTAAACGGAGGGAAGAGAACAGGAGTCGAAGAAAAACCAAGTCAGAGTCAAAGAGAATGGCATCTGCAGTGAAGAATGATGGCATTGAGAAGATTGAAGGAGAGCTAAGCACTGATGAAAGTGACAGTGAGAGCACTGCTTATGTTTCCAGCCGGGATGAGTTGCTTAAGACTGCTGACCTTGTGTTCAGTGATGCTTCAGAGGAATACTCGAGCCTTCGAATTGTCAAGGACAAGTTTGAAGGCTGGAGAACTCAGTACCCTTCTGCGTACCGGGATGCTCATGTAGCTCTGAGTGTACCATCTGTGTTCACCCCTTATGTGAGACTGGAGCTCCTGAAGTGGGATCCCCTCCATGAAGCAACTGATTTCTTCGACATGGATTGGCACAAGGTTCTGTTTGACTATGGTGCGCAAGATGATGAGAGTGCCTCCAGTTCTAATGATACAGATGTGGTTCCAGTCCTAGTAGAAAAGGTGGCTCTTCCTATTTTACACCACCGCATTAAGCACTGCTGGGATGTATTGAGTACTCAAAGGACTGAGAACGCTGTAGATGCAGTTAGGATGGTGATCGGTTATTTACCAACGTCGAGCAAGGATTTGCATCAACTACTGGCTTGTGTGAAAGGTCGCCTAACCCAGGCCATTGCTGATATGTCAGTTCCAGCCTGGGGATCAATGGTGACAAGAACTGTTCCAGGTGCCGCTCAATATGCTGCATATAGATTTGGAGTTGCAACACGTCTGCTTAAGAATGTGTGTCTGTGGAAAGATATCCTTGCGGGGCATGTTGTTGAGAAGCTTGCTTTAGATGAACTACTGAAAGGGAAGATTCTTCCTCATATGAAGAGTATCATTTTGGATGTTCATGATGCAATCACTAGGGCTGAGCGAGTAGCTGCCTCACTTGCAGGAGTTTGGGGTGAACAAAGTCAAAAGTTGCAGCCTTTTGTAGATCTGGTTGTTGAGTTAGGAAACAAGTTGGAGAGGAGACAAATGTCAGGCATCAGCGAGGAAGAGACTCGTGGACTAGCTCGTCGATTGAAAATCATATTGGCAACACTGAATGAGTATGACAAGGCTAGAGCTATTTCGAAGAAATTTCAGCTCAGAGAAGCCCTTTAG
- the LOC120687428 gene encoding uncharacterized protein LOC120687428: MATARLRSAASLHGVLLRHFSVGPASTPHAVSRVTDFQVPQTIIWRHFSTCKHNSLAKHDDLGLAACFLNQTRWASQATAVKESEASGSKISIGPKPKEIKEDDNDGNLVYQGPISSTIKKVKLLSLSTCCLSVSLGPVITFMTSPDMNVIIKGAVASTVIFLSATTTAALHWFVSPYIHKLRWRPGSDSFEAEVMSWLATPLKRTIKFADVRPPETNRPFVTFKAKGNFYFVDAEHFSNKALLARFTPQKLPHESAFKNL; this comes from the exons atggcgacggcgaggctCCGATCCGCGGCCTCCCTTCACGGGGTTCTCCTCCGCCACTTCTCCGTGGGGCCCGCATCTACTCCGCACGCTGTTTCGCGAGTCACAG ATTTTCAGGTTCCTCAGACTATCATATGGAGGCATTTCTCAACATGCAAGCATAATTCTCTTGCAAAACATGATGACCTTGGCCTGGCTGCCTGTTTCCTCAATCAGACAAGATGGGCTTCTCAAGCTACTGCTGTGAAAGAAAGTGAAGCTAGTGGCAGCAAGATCAGCATTGGACCCAAACCGAAGGAGATTAAGGAGGATGACAATGATGGCAACCTGGTTTATCAAGGGCCAATATCGTCTACCATAAAGAAAGTGAAGCTTCTCTCTCTGTCCACCTGCTGCCTTTCTGTATCACTAGGGCCGGTGATAACATTCATGACTTCACCTGACATGAATGTGATCATCAAGGGAGCAGTTGCATCCACCGTCATTTTCCTCAGTGCCACTACAACTGCAGCCTTGCACTGGTTCGTGAGCCCATACATTCACAAGCTCAGGTGGCGTCCTGGTTCAGATAGCTTTGAGGCTGAGGTGATGTCATGGCTGGCTACTCCCCTCAAAAGGACAATCAAGTTTGCCGATGTTAGGCCTCCTGAAACCAACAGGCCTTTTGTCACTTTCAAGGCCAAGGGAAACTTCTACTTTGTTGATGCTGAACACTTCTCGAACAAGGCTTTGTTGGCGAGGTTTACACCCCAGAAACTTCCTCATGAGTCTGCATTCAAGAACTTATGA
- the LOC120687416 gene encoding protein Brevis radix-like 4 isoform X2, producing MLACIACVKEEGDDAARSAGDTPTCRDPVKSLTSQLKDMVLKLSGGTHRQGAQQRRGGSPPPRGRATSIYRSGYYRPGVVQDDMAVPPATYLGASSASSTSTPAWDLAGRAEGEAMAREWVAQVEPGVQITFVPLPGGAGNDLKRIRFSREMYDKWQAQKWWGENNERIMELYNVRRFSRQVLPTPPRSDDGERESFYSQSQVGSMAGSPAATPSPAPLTPDRISWGVFTRPAPPPGAARQHSFRPLSPPPPSSSNPSESERAWQQQQRQNGAAGKSPAASEATATEAARTTTSSRDDVSISNASELEVTEWIIQDEPGVYITVRELADGTRELRRVRFRSAARGLQS from the exons ATGCTGGCCTGCATCGCGTGCGTGAAAGAAGAAGGCGATGACGCCGCGCGGTCGGCCGGCGACACCCCGACCTGCAGGGATCCCGTCAAGTCGCTCACCTCCCAG CTCAAGGACATGGTGCTGAAGCTGTCCGGGGGCACGCACCGGCAGGGCGCGCAGCAGAGGCGCGGcggatcgccgccgccgaggggccGGGCCACCTCCATCTACCGCAGCGGCTACTACCGGCCGGGCGTGGTGCAGGACGACATGGCGGTGCCCCCGGCCACTTACCTGGGCGCGTCGAGCGCGAGCTCCACCTCCACCCCGGCGTGGGACTTGGCCGGCCGCGCGGAGGGCGAGGCCATGGCCAGGGAGTGGGTGGCGCAGGTGGAGCCGGGCGTGCAGATCACCTTCGTgcccctccccggcggcgccggcaacgACCTCAAGCGCATCCGGTTCAG CCGCGAGATGTACGACAAGTGGCAGGCGCAGAAGTGGTGGGGCGAGAACAACGAGCGGATCATGGAGCTCTACAACGTGCGGCGCTTCAGCCGGCAGGTCCTCCCCACCCCGCCGCGctccgacgacggcgag AGGGAATCGTTCTACTCGCAGTCCCAGGTGGGCTCCATGGCGGGGAGCCCTGCCGccaccccctcgccggcgccgctcacCCCGGACAGGATCAGCTGGGGCGTGTTCACGcggccggcgcccccgccgggcGCCGCACGGCAGCACAGCTTCCGcccgctctcgccgccgccgccgtcctcgtccaACCCATCGGAATCGGAGCGGgcctggcagcagcagcagcggcagaacGGAGCAGCCGGCAAGAGCCCCGCGGCCTCagaggccaccgccaccgaggcGGCGAGGACGACCACCTCGTCGAGGGACGACGTGTCCATCAGCAACGCCAGCGAGCTGGAGGTGACGGAGTGGATCATCCAGGACGAGCCCGGCGTGTACATCACCGTCAGGGAGCTCGCCGACGGCACCAGGGAGCTACGCCGCGTCAGGTTCAGGTCAG CCGCGAGAGGTTTGCAGAGCTGA